The sequence below is a genomic window from Felis catus isolate Fca126 chromosome A2, F.catus_Fca126_mat1.0, whole genome shotgun sequence.
TAGAAGACAATCCCAAGGTCAGAAGGAACCCATTCATATATATGACTTGATGCAGCCTGTTTGAAATATCCTCTATGCCCTGTGTTCCATTAGACtctaggaaacaaataaaaaataccagtTGGTGCTCTTCCAGATATTTATATCGgacacctccccccgccccaggactGGGCATGCCCACTGTTAAGTCTCCAGGGTGAGTGGGGTGGATGACTTGTATAAGAGAAATCAGGAGTTTGGAGAAGATCCATTAGTTTTCGTTTAGGTGTTTAGTTGTGGCCTCTGGCCGGTTGTGAAGCCGGAATTGGGCCTTGCGAGATTGGCGTGACATGGTCGGGTGTGATTTGGGAAGATGGGAAGAGACGGATGGAGGCTACAAAAGGGAGGGCAGAATGAGCAAAGATTCAGAGCCAGAAATGTGGACTGGATTTTCAGGCAAAGTCAAGAGAGCTAATAGTCACGAAGCATTTATCTGGCCGACCAAAGAGAAGTCAGAGTAGATGAATGTGTCATTTTTAGGCCTTGTACCGGGAGTTGCCATCAGATGGCTGTTGACAGGGGTGACCCTGAGTCCTTTCTTTCAGATGAGGAGCTTGTCATCAAAGCTGAAGGCCTTGCCCGAGCCTCCCTGTGCCCCGAGGTTCCCGTCACCTTCTCTTCTCCACCACCGGCAGCGAAGGACGCTTTTTCCGATGTGGCTTTCAAAAGCCAGCCGTCTGCCTCCATGGCACCTTTTGGACGTCCAGCCACCGACCTGGCCGAAGCCTCTGAGGGACAAGTGACTTTCACGCAGTTGGGCAGCTACCCCCTGCCGCCTCCGGCCGGGGAACAGGTATTTTCATGCCACCACTGTGGCAAGAGCCTCAGCCAAGACATGTTGCTGACCCACCAGTGTAGCCACACAGGTGAGCACCCCTTGTCCTGTGCCCAGTGCCCTAAGCACTTTCCCCAGCAGGCCGACCTCAGCAGCAGCTCCCAGCCCCACGCCAGTGACACGCCCCCCACCTGCCCGCACTGCGCCAGAACTTTCACTCACCCGTCAAGACTCACCTACCACCTCCGGGTCCATAACAGCACCGAGCGCCCCTTCCCCTGTCCCGACTGCCCCAAGCGCTTCGCGGACCAGGCCCGGCTCACCAGCCACCGGCGAGCGCACGCGAGCGAGAGGCCCTTCCGCTGCGCGCAGTGCGGCCGGAGCTTCAGCCTGAAAATCAGCCTCCTGCTGCACCAGCGGGGGCACGCGCAGGAGCGGCCTTTCTCCTGCCCCCAGTGCGGCATTGACTTCAATGGCCACTCGGCCCTGATTCGCCACCAGATGATCCACACGGGCGAGCGCCCTTACCCGTGCACTGACTGCAGTAAGAGCTTCATGCGCAAGGAGCACCTGCTGAACCACCGGCGGCTGCACACGGGCGAGCGGCCCTTCAGCTGCGCGCACTGCGGCAAGAGCTTCATCCGCAAGCACCACCTCATGAAGCACCAGCGCATCCACACGGGCGAGCGGCCCTACCCCTGCGCCTACTGCGGCAGGAGCTTCCGCTACAAGCAGACGCTCAAGGACCACCTGCGCTCGGGCCACAGCGGGGGCTGTGCGGGCGACAGCGACCCCTCTGGACAGCCGCCCGACCCCCCGGGGCCGCTCCTAACTGGGCTCGAGACTTCTGGCCTGGGCGTTAACACCGAAGGTCTAGAGACCAGTCAGTGGTACGGGGAAGGGAGCGGAGGGGGGGTTTTGTAAATCTCGCTCCTTTCGCGGTTCTCCGTGCCCGCTGGCCCCTGGGCCCTCCGCAGTGATCGCCGTGTGGCACGTCCGTGAGTTTGGGATCTTACACACTTGACTACAGACACGCCGGAATTTGGAACTTGATAACATTACAAGAACACCACACTTTGAAACCCAGAAAGACCTGGAAAGGGACCCAGCATCCCGATCGTTTCAAAAATATTACCTAAGCAGAAGTTGTATAAGAATGTTACATACGAATGTTGCAGAGAGGTTAGGAAGCAAGATTTGTCCTCTGGTAATCCATCACAGGGTCGTAAGGTAATAATGATCGTGGCTCTAGGTAGGAAGAGCCTCCAAAGTTCGAAGCCCATCCTGAGGCATGAGAATGTCTCACCAAACCTCTGGTTAATTCCTTGATGGTGCGATGGTTGTTAGGAGGGAGTGCTGGAGCCTGGGTCGCGTGCGCCCCTTCCTGATATCAGCTAAAATCTGCTCCTGTGCTGATGTACTGCCTCTCCCGAGATGAGAATTCAAGACTGCCTTCCTAGGTTTCCTAGATTAATTCTTCTAATACGTTTTGTTTAATATCCGGGGAGCAAGAAGCCTGACTTTAAAAGCTTCTTAAGGAGAACAGTTCCTAACTTTGAATAGTTTGATTTGAAGAGTTCAGGCTCTTATTGGCATTTAAACTGCTAGGAGCCTTTGTGGAGGTCCTCGTTAAAAAAGCGGGAGCAGTGTCCTTAGCCCCAGCTTTAAAATCTAGAGAGCCCAGAGAAATGACAGAACAGCCTGAAATTTGTGCCTGAACCATGACATAAAAATTTATGTCagattttccttatttccaaGCTAATAAGCTGGTTTTTCCGTTCCTGCTGTCTCATCTTCTTGACAGTCATCAGCAGAAAAGATCACGGCGCTTTCCAGAAGCGTTACGGAGTTTCAGAAAGTGCCCGTGGCTCTCAGCTTTCCTTTCCTCAGTAGTGAGATGATGGTGCTCTCCTGCAGCTTTCTTGAGTTACCAGTGTCTGCGCGCCCCTTCCGGCTCTCCCCATTGGCAGTGGGCAGACTGAAGGGCTTTGTGGGTCCCTGAGCACTAAGCACCAGTACAGACAAGGACAGCCCCTTCTTGCCTGTTCTGCTTTTAGGGACCTTGGCTCCCATGTGCTCGAGATCATTCAGTCAGAGGAGGGCATCGGAGTGTGGTCCTGCTACTAAGTGGCTTTGCAGTGGGACATAAGTCCCTTTCCCTGTACAGACTGCAaattttcatctgcaaaatgatgaggctggtggaaggaaaaaaagtgaaattaacaaagaaattaacaaaacttGTGGTTCATTTCTTCTGCCAAAATTCTATCTCTAACTCTGGCTTCTCTCCAGGCGAAGCCAAATAAGACCCCCCCAAATCCAAGCAGAGACATTCTTGTTGAAACTTGACCAAACTCGATTTGTTTTATTCCGGCTGGGAGCCTGAGGTGGGAGAGACTGCCCTAAGTCTTGGGCTGTAACGCTGTTGATTCCTACCCTCTCTTGTTTCCCCTGAATCTTTCTCAGATGCCTGGAAACAAGGTCTGCAAGTACTTAGGACAGTTTCTTGATGAAATGATAAGGGAGGCACCCATTTTTCCCTTATCACCTAGCCCAGCCTTCACCCAGCCTAGCTATGCATAAACACACTAGGAAAAAGGTTTTGCCCTGGCTAGCTTTGCTCCTGGGAAGGCTCTGTCTGAACATGCTGCCCTTAGAGGACAATTGCATTTATGAAACATCTGCTCTGTGGCATTCACAATACCAGGGATCACGGGAGACCTAAGAATGAGTGTGAGACCCGATTCCCTGCCATAACTTATAGTCTGAAGGCAATGAGAAAATCCAGTGTAGAACAAACCAGGACAACTGATGAAAAGAACCCCAGCATATTGGGATTAGTGCTTTCTAGTTAGAATCTAGACCAATACTATAGGTAAATGTAGGGGCTCTGGGGCTCCCAAAGCCAGGGTTCCAGCTTCACTGGTGACCTACTAGGAACTTGGTGTGAGATCCAGCTCTGGTTTGAACCTTGTCTCCTCATTAAAGGGGACAAGAATCAAAGCACTACCTTTAGGTGGTGAGTTCCCTTTTCTGGAAGGATTTGAATATTTGCCTGGGTGTGCTAGAAAGGGATTCCTGCAATAGGTGTGGTGCTGGTCTAGATAACATCAGAAACTCTCTACTCAAAGATTTAACGAGGGTACAGAGCTTGTTAATGAGAGAGACCTGTGGGTTAAAATGCTACATATACATCCCACAGTCTTTTCTGCAAGGAACTGTAGTCAGCAGGGACCCACACTCTGGCAAGAAGTTGAACACGGTTCAAATATCAATGAGGTGGTTCAAATGCCATGGCAATAGCCATGAAGCTGAATGACAGGGAATGGGCAGGGCCATGCCAGAAAGATGGAAGTCCGTGTTCTAATCCTCAGCCCCATACACACCAGCGGTTTTCGATTGTGCATTCTGGTCTCCTTTCCCTGCACCGATCCTCTAACAGGTAGAACTCTGGGCCAGCTCTAGACTTTGTTTGCTTAAGATTCCTGAGCGGATGCATAAATGTATCGGTGGGAAACTTAAGTCCAACAGAAAGGTTTCAGAGTGTGGAGAAACTTGGTCCATCGAGGGCTCTTGAGAGAGACCATTTAACTGCAGTTGAAGTAGCTGAGGATTGGTTGTCATGACCAGGCAAGATAGGAAAGACGAGAACCCAGAAATGTGCTCTCCGTCAGTCTGCCCCTGGGCTAAGAGGTCTGTCACGTACAAATAGGCATATCCCCTTGGAGTAGATCCAGATACTGACTCTAACCAGATTCACTCTTTGCTTGCCAAGTTTTTCATCGTCACCATTAGATGAGCCTCTGTTTCAGCCACAGGtgtgaaaataaatggaagttgATTGCTTGTCTAGAAAGTGAAAGAAGACTCCGGTCCTTTCTGCTGGATATTTAATATTGGAAACACAGTAGCTGGGCTCTGGCTAGAGCAGTGCTTTACGTAAATAAGACTGCAAGGTTCCAGTGGGAGACTGCTGGGCTGCTTTTTGGAGCGTTTTGGAAAGACTTGGGTGACCATGCCCATCTCAACCAGGATGAGATCGGATGGCTGCTTACTGGGGAATAACAAACGTTCAGTGTCTCAGTCCGCAAAAACTTTGTTGATAATAAAGGACCCGGGTTCCTTTATTCATAACAAATGGGATGGAGAACCCAGTTTCTGCTCAGGTTTTCTCCGAGGAGAGTCAGAACGCCCTGGTCCTTcccccccaccttccaccccATATTGAAGCTTCTTAGACAACAAAAAGCTGTCTGAGGGCTGCTCAATAGCAATGAGTCAAAGCAAGTCTTTCCCCAAATGgctcttacagatgaggaactctGTTATCATCAGATAGGTTTCTTCTGTGTGTTTGGTGGATGCTTTGACCCTGTTCCGTTAACTCTACAAACTCACAGGGTCTATACATACATAGGACATCCTTTGAGTAGGGAAGTACCAGGTTCTTTAAGCAAA
It includes:
- the ZNF398 gene encoding zinc finger protein 398 isoform X1, with the protein product MSEEGLLPLGVSPATARQTRGGQEAWLGVSISVLRLRQPSARNHVRGRPPEPRAAADAARTVAPGRDEGLRERRGPQRPVDDNARHSRPSVCAAERLTSEWDSECLTSLQPLPLPTPPAANEAHLQTAAISLWTVVAAVQAIERKVEVHSRRLLHLEGRTGTAEKKLASCEKTVADLGNQLEGKWAVLGTLLQEYGLLQRRLENLENLLRNRNFWILRLPPGIKGDIPKVPVTFDDISIYFSTPEWEKLEEWQKELYKNIMKGNYESLISMDYAMNQPDVLSQIQPEGEHNTEEQAGPEESEIPTDPSEEPGISTSDILSWIKQEEEPQVGAPQEAKESDPHKGAYADEELVIKAEGLARASLCPEVPVTFSSPPPAAKDAFSDVAFKSQPSASMAPFGRPATDLAEASEGQVTFTQLGSYPLPPPAGEQVFSCHHCGKSLSQDMLLTHQCSHTGEHPLSCAQCPKHFPQQADLSSSSQPHASDTPPTCPHCARTFTHPSRLTYHLRVHNSTERPFPCPDCPKRFADQARLTSHRRAHASERPFRCAQCGRSFSLKISLLLHQRGHAQERPFSCPQCGIDFNGHSALIRHQMIHTGERPYPCTDCSKSFMRKEHLLNHRRLHTGERPFSCAHCGKSFIRKHHLMKHQRIHTGERPYPCAYCGRSFRYKQTLKDHLRSGHSGGCAGDSDPSGQPPDPPGPLLTGLETSGLGVNTEGLETSQWYGEGSGGGVL
- the ZNF398 gene encoding zinc finger protein 398 isoform X2, whose translation is MAEAAPAPTSEWDSECLTSLQPLPLPTPPAANEAHLQTAAISLWTVVAAVQAIERKVEVHSRRLLHLEGRTGTAEKKLASCEKTVADLGNQLEGKWAVLGTLLQEYGLLQRRLENLENLLRNRNFWILRLPPGIKGDIPKVPVTFDDISIYFSTPEWEKLEEWQKELYKNIMKGNYESLISMDYAMNQPDVLSQIQPEGEHNTEEQAGPEESEIPTDPSEEPGISTSDILSWIKQEEEPQVGAPQEAKESDPHKGAYADEELVIKAEGLARASLCPEVPVTFSSPPPAAKDAFSDVAFKSQPSASMAPFGRPATDLAEASEGQVTFTQLGSYPLPPPAGEQVFSCHHCGKSLSQDMLLTHQCSHTGEHPLSCAQCPKHFPQQADLSSSSQPHASDTPPTCPHCARTFTHPSRLTYHLRVHNSTERPFPCPDCPKRFADQARLTSHRRAHASERPFRCAQCGRSFSLKISLLLHQRGHAQERPFSCPQCGIDFNGHSALIRHQMIHTGERPYPCTDCSKSFMRKEHLLNHRRLHTGERPFSCAHCGKSFIRKHHLMKHQRIHTGERPYPCAYCGRSFRYKQTLKDHLRSGHSGGCAGDSDPSGQPPDPPGPLLTGLETSGLGVNTEGLETSQWYGEGSGGGVL